One Glycine max cultivar Williams 82 chromosome 1, Glycine_max_v4.0, whole genome shotgun sequence genomic window, ATCTTCTATTTTCCCACAACCAAGGGAATCTCACACAAGTGCATCTGAAGCTCATAGGATGGCTGAAGATCAACCTTGTAGAGTGACTCTTGAGGACTATTCAAGCTCTACTGTGTCGCAATTCTTTATAAGTATTGCGCGGCCAAAGGTGCAGGCACACAACATCACATACCCGCATTCTTTAATTCAGCTAATTCAAGGGAATTTATTTCATGGTCTACCCAACAAGGACCCATATGCACATTTGGCAACATATATTGAGATATACAATAGTGTCAAAATTGCTGGTGTGCCAAAAGACGCAATTAGgctgagcttgttttcattttcactatcCGGAGAAGCCAAGAGATGGCTACATTCATTCAAGGGCAACAGTTTGAAGACTTGGGATGAGATTGttgaaaattttatgaaaaagtaTTTTCCTGAGTCAAAAACTACAGAGGGAAAGGTTGTTATTTCTTCATTCCATCAGTTTCCCGATGAGTCATTGTGTGAAGCCTTGAAACGATTCTGTAGCTTGCTGCGAAAAACTCCAACTCACGGATTCTCCGAGCCTATCCAGCTTAATATCTTCATTGATGGGTTAAGGCCACAATCAAAGTAGTTACTTGATGCTTCTGCTTGGGGGAAAGTTAAGTTGAAGACCCCAGAAGAGGCAATGGAATTGATTGAAAACATGGCTGCTAGTGATCACGCTATCTTGCGTGACAGGACACACATTCCCACCAAGAGAAGTGTGTTAGAGCTTTCATCACAAGACGCTttgttggcacagaacaagttgctGTCCAAGCATCTTGAGACCTTAACAAAGACattaagtaagttgccaactcaattaAATGCTAGTCAACCTTTAccttcttctgttttgcaggtcgCAGGTTGCACTATTTGTGGTGGAGCTCACAAATTTGGCTGTTGTATTCCTACTGAAGATACAACACACGTAGTTAATTACATGGGAAACCAGCCAAGACAAAATTTTAATGCAGGTGGATACTCAGGATTTCACGGTCAGAATTACAACCAGCAGCAAGGACAGTGGAGAACTCACCCTGGTAATCAATTCAACAAAGGCCAGGGTGGGCCATTCAATAGGCCACCACAGCAAGGGCCTAATCTCTATAAGAGGACAacaaagctggaagagactctcgCTCAATTCATGCAGGTTTCTATGTCAAATCACAAGAGCATAGAGTCGACCATCAAGAATCTTGAGATCCAGGTGGGACAGTTGGCCAAGCAACTGGCGGACAAGCCTTCAAGCAGTTTTGGAgctaatacaaaataaaaatccgAAAGAGGAGTGTAAGGCTGTCATTACCAGGGGTAGAAGAGCCATTCTTGCTGAAGATGAAGGGAGGTTGGTTGCTAAACACCAAGATGTAGTTGctaaacaagaaaaggaagagaagaaagaagaggaagatgacCAATTAATGGAGGGACCAATAATTGCTGAAAAGACAGAAATAAATGAGGAggagaataaagaaaaacaaaaagaaaatgaaaaaaatgaaaaaaatgagaagaaagaagaggagaaGAAGAGTAAGAGTGAGCATGCCCttgagaagaaaaaggaagtaGCTCCAACTGAAGGGAGAGAGGTGCCATATCCACTGGTACCTTCGAAGAAGGACAAGGAAAGACATCTAGCTCGGTTTCTTGAgatcttcaagaaattggagattACTGTGCCCTTCGGAGAGGCTTTATAGCAGATGTCGCTCTactctaaattcttgaaggacaTGCTAACTCGGAAGAGCAAGTATATACATAGTGACACCATtgttgtggaaggaaattgtagcaGAGTGATTCAACatatccttccacccaagcacaaGGATCCAGGAAGTGTCACTATCCCTTGCTTTATCGGTGCAATTTCTGTTGGTAAAACTCTCATTGATTTAGGAGCCAACATTAATTTGATGCCGCTCTCTTTGTGTCGAAGGATAGGAGAGCTGGAAATAATGCCAACAAGAATGACGCTGCAGTTAGGAGACCGCTCCATCACCAGGCCATATGGAGTGATAGAGGATGTTTTGGTTCGAGTTAAACACTTCACTTTCCCCGCTGGTTTTGTTGTCATAGACATCGAAGAAGATGCTGAGATCCCCTTGATCTTGGGACGTCTGTTCATGTTAACTGCAAGTTGTGTCATGGACATGGGAAAGCGGAAGTTAGAGATGGACATTGAAGATCAAAAGATCAGTTTTGATCTATTTGATGAAGAACAACAATTGTTGGACCAAAATGTTTGTTTGCAAGTGAAGGAGTTTGTTGAAGAGGTTCTGAAGGTGGGAACCAAGTTTGACCTAGACCCTTGAAGTGCGATgcatcaagctaatgacattaaatGAGCGCTTCCTGAGAGGCAACCCAGTTcctttttaattctattttcattGCATCTAGCTAGAACTTGCTTATTTGTGGTTGTATGGAACAATTATcagtttgttttgtatttgCATTTAGGGTTGAATGAGCTTCCTCGAAGCTGTGGacgaaaaaaataactttagaaAATTTTTCAGTGGTCCactcgctaagtgcaccttaTGCGCTAAGCGAATCTTTCTTCATGCGTTAAGCGAATCATAGCTTGCACTAAGCGCCTGAACCCCTATTTATTGGCTGATAGGTTCCCGCTAAGCACGAGCCCcatgcgctaagcccaaaaacctcTCTGTGATTTCATTTTCTGGAATTAGACTAAGCGAGTCATCTCGCTAAGCATGCAGCCTCATCTTGCAAAGCGCACAGACGCGCTAAGCACTATTTCCTCTCTGTTGGATCATTTATGAGAATTAGGCCCAGCGGGTCAGCCCGCTAAGCCCAAATAACTTTTGGGTTTGGAATTGCACTAAGCGAGAAGAATGTGCTAAGTGCAACCCACTACAACATCAGGGAGCATGATAATTCTCTAAGCCGGCCCATggcccgctaagcgagagttACAGGCCAATCATAGCTACAGAACTTGCTAAGCGCGACttgtcgcgctaagcccaattccttttctggaatttcaatttttttggcaTTGGGCTGAGCGAGTTTTCCCGCTAAGCGCATGAGTGTGAAAACTCAAATGTCATGGtgtgctcgcttagcgagtcaaCACGCTAAGCGAGGCAGTTGAAACTGCCAAAAATAAGGCTTAACTGCCTTAGGTAGTTACATTCTTTGTGCCTTTAAAGCTTGCATTTTTTTCCTCTCATCCGTGACCACTTCGTTCTGCATTGTGCTTTCAATTCTACTTGCTCTCCTTGTTTCCTTCTTTGGTTTCATCTTCAGCAACCCAAGTACGCATCCTTgccttgttttttatttttccaggTTTTGAACTTTAGGTTAGAGGACATAGTAATGTttaaagttttgatttttgttgatgATTGACTATTGCTAGGTTAGTTTTAGTAGGTATATTGTTAGGGGTTTTGATTTGCATGAAATGTACAtatttttggtgtgttttggtTAGGATCTGAGGCCTAATAGAGGCTTATGTTGAGGGGCTGAAAAGCCCCAATTTTTCTGGAAATCTCGATGATTTTGCTAAGCGTgcttgtgcgctaagcgagttcatcagttTTTGATGAATATCTGGGTTTccagatgaactcgctaagccgacCCTAacccgctaagcgagttcatcatttttgtttgaatgtttGAATGCTTGCATGAACTCACTTAGCCGTTGCACTTAGGCTTAGTGAGCATTTAAATTTCCAATTATTTTGTGAGTTCGTACGATTTCGCTAAGCCGGCAtgccgcgcttagcgagttaagTGTGCTTAGTTCAGAATCTTAGAGTCATTTCAGTTTTCTGTCGGTGGCTAAGCGAGCCTGCTCACTAAGCCACTTAGCCCTGTTGGTTGAATAAGCCTGGGCTAAGCGAGcctgtctcgctaagcccaaggcaattgTGTTTTTCTGAACTTTTGTTCAAGCGCTAAGCCAACCCTACTCGCTAAGCACAATTTCTtctatgtttttgttatttttggaattgggcttagtgaGCCTGCTTACTAAGCCAATTATGTTCCAGAGGTCTGTTCACGCTAAGCGTGCCTGcgtgctaagcgcaattccttaTCTATTTCGgaataaggcttagcgagccCTGCTCGCTTAGCCACTGTTGTCTGTTAGGCTAAGCGCTAGAGTCATGTTTCTGTGTTgacgcgctaagcgcatgagttatttttcataaggcgcgctaagcgagcagtCTCGCTAACTGCCCAGTCtgctttttagttttatttttctactttcatttcaaataaaaaCCTATCTAACCTTTTTTCTGTGGTtcttttgatgcagatggcTTCTAGAAAGAGAAAGGACCCAGCCTCCCGACCTCGGGAATCTTATAACACTTCCAGACTTGCCTCTGAGGTCCCATGGGAGAGATATGCACAGAATGTTCACTCCCGGAACATCCTTCTAGAGAGGAATGTGAATCTTTTTGTCACAGAGTATGATGAATTCAGGAGATAGCTGATTTGGAGGAACTGGCATAGAGCCTTGACCCAACATGCAGATGGTCACATTGACGTGGCCTTGGTCAAGGAGTTATATGCAAACCTATATGACCCATAAGACAAATCTCCCTGCCAGCACCAAGTTTGAGTTCGAGGGAAGCTGATTAAGTTTAATGGGGAGTCCCTGAATGCTTTCTTTGAGACACCACTGATTATCCAGCCAGGAGAGTAGTATACTGcttattctttgtttttcaagtCACGTCCAGATCCTCAGGAGTTTGTGACCAGACTATGCATTCCAGGACGCGGATTTGTCCTGAACGCTGAAGGAGCACCCTGGAAGCTACTAAGGAAAGATCTCACGACTCTAGCACATACCTAGAGCATCCTCTTGTACTCTAACCTTGCCCCCACATCCCACACATCAGATTTGAATATGGATAGGGCAAGGTTAGTTTATGCTTTGGTTATAAAGATGGACATGGACGTGGGCTCCTTCATTTCTGGACAGATTTCTCAGATGGCCCAGTCCAACTCCTCAAGGCTTGGATTCCCAGCTCTGATCACAACATTATGCATAACCCGAGGAGTTGTCTCAGATTCCCTTACTTTCGAGTCACTCAGCCCGGCCATTAATTTGGCCTACATCAAGAAGAACTGTTGAAACCTGGATGACCCTTCGGTCACATTCCCAGGGACCCGTAAGGCCAGGGCTCGAGGATCTGAGGGTCCATCTTCATCAGCTCCCCCTGCTTCTACTGCACCACCTCCCCTACCTCAATTAGCACCAGCACAGATCGGCACCTCTgcttcattatcatcatcattccaGTGTCGATGCTCCGAGGTCACAGTTCCTATGTTGTAGAGCATCCACTGTGGCTTATGCTTGGTGATGTAGAGCATGCATGACTCAACTCAACATCGGCCTTTTATCAGCATGGATGAGTTCATGGCacaggtggcctggccaggagtccagccttctTCTTTTGGGGGAGGTGAGGTCTCCGCAGCCTAGGAACCTCAGCCGGAGCCAGAGGCTACTTAGGAGGATGATCCAGAGGTTGACCCAGAAGCCATACTAGATATTCCAGAGCCAGACATGCCAGAGGTTAACCTAGAGACTGACCCAACTACTCAGGAGGACACTGCGGAGGCCACTCCAAAGATGACTCCACAAGCATCACCAATGACCACACCTGTGCTGGAGTTCTCTACTCCGCAGGCATCCCCAGTGATGACACTAGAGCTGGAGCTTTCTGAGGAGGAGGACGATGCAACAGCTATGGATTATGCCCCTTCTGCACCACAGGACCTATGACATGATTTCTATTCCATTTTCCCGTCTTTTGCACACTTTTATTATCATTACctgcttttattacattttataattttggtttatatttttgtttcagtTTTTAATTTCAGTTCTTAGTTTGCATGTTTAGCTTGTTCTAAAGCTTGTCGAACAATTTACATTTCCATATTTATGCAGTGGTTTggttgtttcattttaaaattccgtGTTTGTTGAATGGTTTGAAATGATCGATTGCATGATTTGAGTGAAGTGTAATGCATAGATTATATGCTTTGAATGAGCATGCAAcgattagaagagaaagaacatggatTAGGatcatgactgaaaatgttagttagttTGACAGATTGATTCTGAAGGTAATCATTAGCCACAACCCGGTGAGTGTGTGatctttaattgtgagagaatgactaGCATCAAGTAATGATTTTTGCATGACATTCTGATTATGGAATGAATGCCTgagttgaagatgatgaaggccatgattgattgaaacatccacttagccaaaaagcttaccttgtgaATGAATAAtatatcccttgcacccatgtTGAGCTAAAACTTTGATTGCTTGATATGAACCTTGAGCTTGTGAAATTATATCTCcatctaccttgtcttaggttgtaggagagcatttTGGTTCAAAGCACAattgccccaaatttgggggagtttattGGGTGACAGCTTCTAATAGTAAGAAGATGacaacacacacaacaaaatcaataAGCAACAAGTAAAAAGctgctaaaaaagaaaaaaggaatgtCAAAATAAAAGCTAAGTGTGTGTtgttatctaaaataaaaaataaaaaaagaagctaaGTGCTGAAAGGCAAGTAATTGAAGCTggaaatcaaaatgaaaagacttgatctaaggatgaatgctTTCCTAGAACTtaagcttttgcatcctagaaaaaccatgatttgctTGCAGCCCgacctcattacaagccaagaaaAGTCCTTCAGATTCAGTTTGTGTGTTTGTAActgtatggcatgagatgaattgcaaagattgagacttgtgttggttgttgattgatgaatagcctaaacacttgtgcttgagtgaaacagtgaccGTGAGGCATTGgctgatgatccttccttgatatctgtcttgcttactagcttatttcagagGTATTGcttaataatcatgttcatatCTGTGAAGAGCTGCATGTCTTTTGAAAAGATGTTGATTGAAACATTGAATGCCACTCATGTCATGTGATTGAACTCTTTGGAACAAACACCCTTGTGAATAACCACTGTGATTttatcacttgaggacaagtgagttgttctctctttgcttgaggacaagcaaaactgtaaatttgggggaattTGTTAGTCGTCAtctacgactaacttttgtattaaaattttttccaaaatgtatatattttccccaatttatggttctttttgtaggattataaatattttcttgtttagttttatctttgcttaGTAGAGGCAATCCACATGGAATTAATGcaaatttcacttcaatttcaggtaaaaaagagaaaaattggaAGAAGTAGTagttggtgtctcgctaagcctggaccatgcgcttagcgagtatcatccgctaagcgagacatcaGCCCGCATAGCGAGTAAGAGGAATCTTGAAGGGAATCTGCCATGCAAGCATGCGCCCAGCGTGTAACCAGCTCGCCCAGCGAGTCATCTGTCTCTTCTAGCGCCTGGCTCGCTTAGCCAAAGATCActtactcgtgctaagcgcgaaAATGACGCTAAGCATGCCTTCGAGGACAAAAAGCTCTTTTTAAAACCTGaagtgaaagaaaagagagagctTGGCGAATAGAGTATGTAGAACAGAGACTAGAGGCGCAAAATAGAGCAAGGAAGCAAAACCTTAGCTTTTAGGAGGATCTTAGGTTTAGGTGTGATTTctaggtttctagaggtggaggagacatccccaccactgtgTAATATGTTATTTTCTCTGGAAAACCCCCTTCCTGCTTGTGAAAGGTGCTGCCTTGTGATGGAAAGCTAAACCCCTTTGTTGGGCACTTCTACTGAGAACTTGATGTAAATTCTTAtcctatctatttaaagttgtttttatgcgTTTAATGTTTCTATCTGTGCTTAATctatgcatgcttgtggcttgatcacccatttgtatgtaaagttaggagctttagcattggaaaatgtactgCATCCTTAGAACTAGATAGAACGAGCTAGGTTATCGTATGTCTGGACACGGAGTGCAGTAACTTAGTTGTTTTATGTTGTGACCTTAATGTTGTTCGATTAAGCTAAGTTCGATGAGACATGCGAGAgcgaagtttaattagaattagctCATTCATACGAGATATCGATGTTTGGGAATGTTGTCCTCTgcatagaacacatgaacatctttgaatagagaaaaacctttaattgcatcaagtaaCTCAGTAAGAGGACCCAATGCTTTTAACTATTTGTTTTAACACCCACTTGCTCATATTTTATGCAATTAGTAATTAGAATAGCAAACACCATAGTTTTATTCATGTTCATTGTCTCTTTATACAAATGCCTGCTTATTGAATGATGCTTCACTAAATGAAACAGGTTCCCTGAGTTTGATACTTggtttcttaccattttattattacttgcaCGACTCGGTACACTTTCCGATAAGATTTTGCGTCCATAATAACAAGTAGTGCAGGGGTGGAACAGCTACCATAAGCTACTATTTCTTCACCATCAGTTTTTATGGTGATTTCACTTTTATTAATTAGAAAGACTTTAAATCCTTCTAGAGGGTTTAACACAGCATTGACTTCATATTCTGTAGAAGTTGAGTATACTTGTGGTTTCGTGTGGTATTTTCCTGAGGCATACCTACAGATCTCTTCATCATGACTtttctcatatttatttttctttttctttaggatGACTCCCCATCCTAGCTCACAACCATCGCATTCTATAACTAGATAATCAGAATCAAGTGAAAGAGATAAATATGGCAAACTATTGAccatttcctttattttctgGACAAGTTTTATATCCTCTGTATTGAATTTGCTTTGTCTAGTTAATGAGGTCTTGTTGTAAAGAGGAGTTGTATATTTACCtaaatctttaataaaatttcttgcATAATTAAGCAAGCCTAGAAAGGCTCTCAGGGTTTTTATATCTTCCATTTTGTCTGGAAAACTAAGGATTTTTTGGTGAAATGTGAGGCTGAAGCCTTATTTTCCCATTCCTTATTTCTGTTCATAGGAACGGAATTTGAGTCTTACAAATTTCCATTTTTGACTTTGAAATAATTAAgcaaaatttttcaaataagtGAAGAACTTGTTTCAGATGCAGATAATGTTCTtccttaatttttgaaaaaacaagtACATCATCGATATATGTACACGTGAATTCTTTATAATTTCCAAAAATGTTatccatttttctttggaaaattcatggtgctttttttaatccaaaagGCATTACTTTCCATTCAAATAATCCCTCTGAACAAGAAAAAGCAGTCCATTTTACTGAGTCAGGATGCATTTTTACTTGATGGAATCctgattttaaatcaaattttgaaaaccatttggCCTTCTGTATGCTATTTATTAACACATCTTTAGAAGGAATAGTATAACCATCTATGTGAGTGTTATCATTAAGCCTATTATAATTATAGACCATCctaatttttcctctttttttgttctgagtgtttattaacaataaaagcaggactCCTGTGAGAGGACTAGTGCTAGGTTCTATAACTTTTAGATCTAAAAGGgcttttatatgaattttacatttttgttttcaaaattctcATACTGAATGTCTTTGGTTTTGATTATCAGATCTAGGTTTATAATGTCTAATTTACATATAACAGGATCTTTTTCCCAATATTTAATGGGGTCTTCTCCtattatacttattttatttaacccgTCTATAATCTGTTGTATATTATCAAAAGTTATGATTTTGTTGATCTTAACAAAATTGTAATCAAATTCTGCTACAAATAAATCATATTGTAActcaatttatgtttttattctatttaagaTAGTTTCTTGATAAGAATCTTGGGGTGTATCTAAAGTGCTTATTCTACAATacttttgtgattcttttatcTTTCAACTACCAGGTATGTCACAAGGACATTGGGTATTAGTGTTGGTGGGACATCACCACACTTTGTTCGTAACTTTAATGTGAGTTCGCCTATTATTGGTGACATTTGTGAGTTTGTAGAGATTAATAAATAATCTTTTGTAATAGTAACTGATCTATtatcatgtataataaaatcaagtcctaaaatcattttttctttagcAGGTTGCAAATCTACTACGTCggctttatttataaaaatatttttgccaAAAATGTCACAATTTGTAGATAATTGTATAGTGAGAAAAAAACCCTTGTGTTGTGAGAAAAACCTTTACACTGATCCAAAACCTTCttctttgttctttctttttctttcatcacATTTTTGAACTACTCAACATGGGTTTTTTCCCTATCTACACTACTTCTCTCCAAATAATTCTCAATGTACACTAGTTCTCAATTTAATTCATGAACTACATTATCCTTTGAAAAGTCCTATTTTTAGGACCCGACTTCCCACCTgcgtttcttttatatatatatatagttaagaaGTCGGGTTGGGCCAACCCAACTCTCCTGtattgggtttttttttaatattattttattaaatttaatttaaaaaatatatttttttgtttatattatttaattttaaaaaatgatatcatttttggtgtaattatttatttataccgaaatactttataaataaaatacatcaaCAATAATATTTGCCTAAGGAAAAGCTGAAGATGAAGGTATGTTTGGAcaattttttctgttttggcCTTGTTTGCCAACagatttcacattttttttctggtATCCCATTCAATTTCTTTGTCCATTTAGGTGGGAATGAAATTTGAATCTGGATTACCCTTTACACTCCTCCTTCTCCTTAGATCAGGACCCCATTGATCTTCTTCATATTCTTATCACATCAATTATGTTAACGTAATAGACTTATTCATGTATAGAAATATTGAGTTTGCACCTGAGTACGTCGATCCGTGAATCAGGTTGTCGATAGTCTAACCACCATGGTGGTGAGTGACAATCGATATTTCTTTACGTGGAGCCATGAGAAATGTTTGGGGGATGTGAGTGTGAAGGATATGAGAGTTAGGGATAGAGGTTACTTTTGTGAGGATGTCATTGTGTGTGATGTGTTGTGAAATAGTGGCATTATACAGTGTGCACTTGCGCACATCACAGACAAAAGCATGTTCGTTGCATCATGACTTTTGACCACACTGTTCCGCATTGCTCACTGAGCCCACGCAGATTATTAAGATATGCATTAATGCGGTCCTCGGTGCATATGAGTGAACATTGTGCACTTGCACACATCATAGACAAAAGTTTGCTTCTTGCATCGTGATCAAAtagtcttaaaataattaattaatagtcttaaagtaaataaaaaaggaaaagtgattaaaaaatagattgattaaaaacACAGTGAATATATAGTTATCACATCTTAGTTATATTAGAGAGACAAACATAATAAACAGAACATAATAAAACGAAAATAATGAAACGTACTAACAATAACAATTGAAACACgaaaatgatgaaactaatCATAGTTTGAAAGATGTTGTGCAGTGGACATGTCTTTTTCCATTTGAATCATTTTAGTGAGTTATTCATCATGCGAACATCTGCATTGGTTATTGCAACATGTTGATCGATTATTGGGACTGGTTGGATTATTGATttgctaaaaataattaaaatttctattggacaAAAATGCTTCCCATAGTTGGATTCTACTAACACCTTTAACATgtcttcatcatttttcaactGTTATCTCATATGCGATTAATTTTTCTGAATATTTTGTATGGCCTAGCCATTGAAAGAACAATTGTTTGACCAACTATGATTCATGAATTCCATAAGGGGAACCCCTAGAGGCATAACTTGCTTGATAACGTCCTTGAGTGTTTCAATGCAACATCCCGAAGGAATTCAAATCTTATTGGAATTGTTCCAGTGAAGGAGTAACCCAAAAAACTTCATTGTCATGGTATTTTCCACTTGCCATTGTAATACAACattgcatcatgagtaggagtgATGGTGGATCGAAGTAGGTTGATACACCATTAGGTGTTCTGTTgatggtacataataattctatagggcCGAAAAGTGGGCATTgctcattacacattaacattttccaatcatcatcatcatttttcaattgcagagaatgaaaaaagattgTTGACTTGCATCTATGGATGACTTTTGATAGTAGATTTCATGCACAAATTGGTCACTGGTTAGCCGAAAGGTGTTGTGCAATCTACTCTTTAGTGTCTTGAAAGAACACTCATTAGAAACTCACATTGGTATTAGAGTAGGacattgaaaataaacaccagtttgattgtgtttgattgatccatttggaaaaatgaatgcTAATTTCGAGTTAGCAAAGGTTTGAGTGCTTGTTTTCCCCAATAATGCAATAATTTTGAGATTGAATTTCGTTTGTGAATATATATTGTGTGGAAGTGTTTGGTTGTGTTGATGGTATTTggtgttatttataattttttgaatatttgtcCATTGATGTGTATTGAATTCtcataattttagaattgtgttTCTTGATAGAGGCTTGTCTAGAACCCAATGTTGATTGAGATATGTCATAATCCTAGTTTTGCTTTTATCGATATAGTCCAtagtgttgtcaatttcgacTCTGATTTTACCCTGCTATCTTGTGTACCAATCCATTATTGTTTTCagacattaaatttaaatcgtGAGTTATCAATTCAATGTCAATTTTGTTGGTAAAGCATCTATTGTTTTTTTCAGTGACTCGACTAAATTGcaaagtgttgtcaattttgacTATCATTTTACTCTGCTACATGGTGCATCAGATGTCCATTATTACTTttagacttaaatttaaattgtgagttGTTAATTCCATGTtagttttttgtaaataatagagACTTGATTAATTCGCACAAACTTATCGATTTCAAGTGTCTGCGTTTTAGGGAGTtgtcattttttgttatttttgttgttaacaTAAACTgaaacaaatgatttttttttcattacataaattaagtactacaaacaacaacaacgaaACGAAGTAGACAACGCAAACTCATCATGACATAATGTTAAAGAACTCAACACCATCTTAACATAACATGGGAAAACCTCAAAGTAGAAACCACTAACACACGGATCATCCCCAGATTACCAACCTCGtttgatgtgtaattgattacagtagAACGGACTTAGTTCTATAAATTGAAGATAAgttcaaaattatttgattgtgttaaaatttattatga contains:
- the LOC102662154 gene encoding uncharacterized protein produces the protein MSLYSKFLKDMLTRKSKYIHSDTIVVEGNCSRVIQHILPPKHKDPGSVTIPCFIGAISVGKTLIDLGANINLMPLSLCRRIGELEIMPTRMTLQLGDRSITRPYGVIEDVLVRVKHFTFPAGFVVIDIEEDAEIPLILGRLFMLTASCVMDMGKRKLEMDIEDQKISFDLFDEEQQLLDQNVCLQVKEFVEEVLKMASRKRKDPASRPRESYNTSRLASEVPWERYAQNVHSRNILLERNVNLFVTEYDEFRR